In a single window of the Desulfuromonas sp. TF genome:
- a CDS encoding KamA family radical SAM protein, whose amino-acid sequence MELWQQSLKQSLTDPADLAVRFGIDPAPLAPVAERYPMRITPHYLELIREAGDPIWRQCVPDPRELDDGGLSIDPLNEEALSPAAGIVHRYPDRVLFLVSGTCASYCRFCTRKRKVGCPSMRVSLGEVLAGIDYIARSPQVSDVILSGGDPLLMSDLLLEDILERLRRIPHVEVIRIGTRVPVTLPERITENLCRMLRRFHPLYLNTHFNHPRELAPEAAEACARLADAGIQLGNQTVLLKGVNDDPGVMAELVKGLLRIRVRPYYLHQMDLTAGTGHFRTPLECGVAIMRSLRGPVSGLAIPHYVVDLPGGKGKVPVGPNYVESETDRLEILSPGGERLIYPDIQD is encoded by the coding sequence ATGGAACTTTGGCAGCAGAGCCTCAAGCAGAGCCTGACCGATCCGGCCGATCTGGCCGTGAGGTTCGGCATCGATCCCGCCCCCCTGGCGCCGGTGGCGGAGCGCTATCCCATGCGGATCACCCCCCACTATCTGGAATTGATCCGCGAAGCGGGCGATCCGATCTGGCGGCAGTGCGTCCCGGATCCCCGGGAACTAGACGACGGCGGCCTCTCGATCGACCCGCTCAACGAGGAGGCCCTGTCTCCTGCCGCGGGGATCGTCCACCGCTATCCCGACCGGGTCCTCTTTCTCGTCTCGGGGACCTGCGCCTCCTATTGCCGCTTCTGCACCCGCAAGCGCAAGGTCGGCTGCCCCTCGATGCGGGTTTCCCTGGGCGAGGTGCTCGCCGGCATCGACTACATCGCCCGATCCCCGCAGGTGAGCGACGTCATCCTCTCCGGCGGCGACCCCCTGCTGATGTCCGATCTCCTCCTGGAGGACATCCTCGAGCGTTTGCGGCGCATCCCCCACGTGGAGGTGATCCGCATAGGCACCCGGGTGCCGGTGACCCTCCCCGAGCGGATCACGGAAAATCTCTGCCGCATGCTTCGGCGCTTCCACCCCCTCTATCTCAACACCCATTTCAACCACCCCCGCGAGCTCGCTCCCGAGGCGGCCGAAGCCTGCGCCCGCCTCGCCGACGCCGGCATTCAGCTCGGCAACCAGACCGTCCTGCTCAAAGGGGTCAACGACGATCCCGGGGTGATGGCCGAGTTGGTGAAGGGGCTGCTCAGAATCCGGGTGCGTCCCTACTATCTCCACCAGATGGACCTGACCGCCGGAACCGGCCATTTCCGCACTCCTCTGGAGTGCGGGGTGGCGATCATGCGGTCCCTGCGCGGGCCGGTCTCCGGCCTGGCGATCCCCCATTATGTCGTCGATCTTCCCGGGGGCAAAGGTAAAGTGCCGGTGGGTCCGAACTACGTCGAGAGTGAGACTGACCGGCTCGAGATCCTTTCGCCCGGAGGGGAGCGTCT
- a CDS encoding B12-binding domain-containing radical SAM protein, with the protein MTTLLLHPPAVKPAEPPLGPAILLAALRRRGIDARMIDANLKAFLYLLQPRRLAAAAGPASSTAVKRALRHAPAALALLRSPAAFGSFPRYRTAVEHLNRAFGVYGEGAERLSLGDYSHGTLSEFAPADLERLSAGEESTLFHDYFVNELLPQVAAMKPRTVSLSVNYRHQVLPAFELAGLLRRWMPGLRIVGGGGMFTSWRRTLREADLRFSAFDHIVFGPGEELLPRIISGEGGPDYFLEEGSEIDFRPDFDRVDLKDYFSPLPVLPVGASRGCYWQRCLFCPEAATPTHPYAAHPAADLPDLLLDLRRRNGTTRFHLTDNAVPVAALRRVAARRADLAGIFWHGFVRFEPALLDSGLAEGLAAAGCTMLQLGLESGSQAVLDRLGKGTRLEDAAAILERLHEAGISTYVYVMLGTPGETEEDAVRTLDFLEEHAARISFLNISIMNLPRESSLVGEDGGAEIRSSALLDDGQPLGLYRSFEPATGWGRGEARRFLRRRLLASPAVREIVNRVPPWFTSNHAPFFPPST; encoded by the coding sequence ATGACGACCCTGCTGCTTCATCCCCCGGCGGTGAAACCGGCCGAGCCTCCCCTGGGCCCGGCCATCCTTCTTGCCGCCCTGCGCCGCCGCGGCATCGACGCCCGGATGATCGACGCCAACCTGAAGGCTTTTCTTTACCTGTTGCAGCCGCGGCGGCTGGCGGCCGCCGCCGGACCCGCCTCCTCCACCGCCGTAAAGCGCGCTCTCCGCCATGCTCCGGCCGCCCTGGCGCTGCTGCGCTCACCGGCTGCCTTCGGTTCCTTTCCCCGTTACCGCACCGCCGTCGAACATCTCAACCGCGCTTTCGGGGTGTATGGCGAAGGAGCCGAGCGACTCTCCCTGGGGGATTACAGCCACGGCACGCTCTCCGAATTCGCGCCCGCCGATCTGGAGCGGCTGTCCGCCGGGGAAGAATCCACCCTCTTTCACGATTATTTCGTGAACGAGCTGCTGCCGCAGGTGGCGGCGATGAAGCCGCGTACGGTGTCCCTCTCGGTCAATTACCGGCACCAGGTCCTGCCGGCGTTCGAGCTGGCAGGGCTGCTTCGACGGTGGATGCCGGGGCTCCGCATCGTCGGCGGCGGCGGGATGTTCACCTCCTGGCGGCGGACGCTGCGGGAGGCGGACCTGCGTTTTTCGGCATTCGACCATATCGTTTTCGGGCCGGGGGAAGAACTGCTGCCCCGGATCATCTCAGGGGAGGGCGGCCCGGACTACTTTCTCGAAGAGGGAAGCGAGATCGACTTCCGCCCGGATTTCGACCGGGTCGATCTCAAAGACTATTTTTCTCCCCTGCCGGTCCTGCCGGTCGGCGCCAGCCGGGGCTGCTACTGGCAGCGCTGCCTCTTCTGCCCCGAGGCGGCGACGCCGACCCATCCGTACGCCGCCCATCCCGCCGCCGACCTTCCCGACCTGCTGCTGGATCTGCGGCGGCGCAACGGGACGACCCGCTTCCATCTGACCGACAATGCCGTTCCCGTCGCCGCCCTGCGCCGGGTGGCGGCCCGGCGGGCCGATCTGGCGGGGATTTTCTGGCATGGTTTCGTGCGTTTCGAGCCGGCGCTCCTCGATTCCGGACTGGCCGAAGGGCTGGCGGCCGCCGGCTGCACTATGCTGCAGCTGGGGCTGGAAAGCGGATCGCAGGCGGTCCTTGACCGCTTGGGGAAGGGGACGCGGCTGGAGGATGCGGCGGCGATTCTGGAGCGCCTCCATGAAGCCGGCATCTCCACCTACGTCTATGTGATGCTCGGGACACCCGGCGAAACCGAGGAAGATGCCGTGCGTACCCTGGATTTTCTGGAAGAGCACGCGGCCAGGATCTCCTTTCTCAATATCTCCATCATGAATCTCCCCCGGGAATCGTCTCTCGTGGGGGAGGACGGAGGGGCGGAGATCCGTTCCTCGGCCCTCCTCGACGACGGCCAGCCCCTGGGGCTGTATCGCTCCTTCGAGCCCGCCACCGGATGGGGAAGGGGGGAGGCTCGCCGGTTCCTCCGGCGGCGCCTGCTCGCATCACCGGCGGTGCGGGAGATCGTCAACCGCGTTCCGCCGTGGTTCACCTCGAATCACGCCCCTTTTTTCCCGCCGTCGACTTGA
- a CDS encoding DoxX family protein, with product MSRGAALLYHLCRLSLGGLFLYAGAVKADDVVAFARDVANYQILPYSWNYLAAATLPYVEVVAGLLLLANRKVRPAALVLGVLTAIFMLALASVDLRGLDIDCGCFDPGGEGHTSARVALLRDFGIMALVVLTYGLRGRMPAPPR from the coding sequence GTGAGCCGCGGCGCAGCCCTTCTCTATCACCTCTGCCGTCTTTCGCTCGGCGGCCTTTTCCTGTACGCCGGAGCAGTCAAGGCCGATGACGTGGTCGCCTTTGCCCGGGACGTGGCCAACTACCAGATCCTTCCCTACAGCTGGAACTACCTGGCGGCGGCGACTCTCCCCTACGTGGAGGTGGTGGCGGGCCTCCTTCTGCTCGCCAACCGCAAGGTGCGGCCGGCCGCTCTGGTTCTCGGCGTCCTGACGGCCATCTTCATGCTGGCCCTCGCTTCGGTGGATCTTCGGGGACTGGACATCGACTGCGGCTGCTTCGATCCGGGCGGGGAGGGGCATACAAGCGCCCGGGTCGCTCTGCTTCGGGATTTCGGCATCATGGCCCTGGTGGTACTTACCTATGGCCTTCGGGGCCGGATGCCCGCCCCGCCGCGATGA
- a CDS encoding rhodanese-like domain-containing protein, translating into MPLSAENSRILLEAVVILVLGVVLGLSFNYRLVMNAFSGKQTAPVATESPVADQFPHPVEIDEVRRLIDEGAAVVDARARELYLEGHLPSALSLPLGEADPLPDSFREAVSADSVLVLYCSGYGCPDSFDLGIILLAEGYRDVRVFEGGFPEWTDAGLPVERGER; encoded by the coding sequence ATGCCCCTCTCCGCCGAAAACAGCCGCATCCTGCTGGAAGCCGTCGTCATCCTCGTCCTGGGGGTGGTGCTGGGGCTCTCCTTCAACTATCGCCTGGTGATGAACGCCTTCAGCGGCAAACAGACGGCGCCGGTGGCGACAGAAAGTCCCGTTGCCGATCAGTTTCCCCATCCCGTCGAAATTGACGAAGTGCGCCGGCTCATCGACGAGGGAGCGGCAGTGGTCGATGCCCGGGCGCGGGAGCTCTATCTGGAAGGGCATCTTCCCTCCGCCCTCTCCCTTCCCCTGGGGGAAGCCGATCCCCTTCCCGACTCCTTTCGCGAGGCGGTTTCCGCGGATTCCGTGCTCGTCCTCTACTGCAGCGGCTACGGTTGCCCCGACTCCTTCGATCTCGGGATCATCCTTCTGGCCGAAGGGTACCGGGACGTGCGGGTTTTCGAGGGAGGCTTCCCCGAATGGACGGATGCCGGGCTGCCGGTGGAAAGGGGAGAGCGGTGA
- a CDS encoding SlyX family protein produces MEDLQERLIELETRFTHQNRIIDELNDEVTACSRRISALERDNRTLRDTLKSLAPELTESPDE; encoded by the coding sequence TTGGAAGATCTGCAGGAACGTCTCATCGAGCTTGAAACCCGCTTCACCCACCAGAACCGCATCATCGACGAACTCAACGACGAGGTGACCGCGTGCAGCCGCCGGATCTCCGCCCTGGAGCGGGACAACCGCACCCTGCGCGATACCCTGAAGTCGCTGGCGCCGGAACTCACCGAATCCCCCGACGAATAA